A single window of Vespa crabro chromosome 23, iyVesCrab1.2, whole genome shotgun sequence DNA harbors:
- the LOC124432006 gene encoding uncharacterized protein LOC124432006, protein MNRIVLLSLLSLATAAPVIVDQRYNHEDLMRIVRHLQDIKRSDHDNFGSSGDSGSYGGGSYGGGDYSGGHGGGGFEASAGHLESGGGHLDGGHQDYSSFGGYGGHGGDEGGHGISLDGGHNFVHSVPISEHVEVTKPIAVPVVKEIGIPVPQPIKIGVPHPVAIGVPQPYPVAVPVSKPVPIQIVKTVAVPVEKKVPYPVEKHIPVPVEKPVPITIEKHVPVPVVKPYPIRIPVYKTIYHHAKKGH, encoded by the exons ATGAATAGAATC GTATTACTTTCACTGTTGTCCTTGGCCACGGCCGCACCGGTAATCGTCGATCAACGTTACAACCATGAGGATCTAATGCGGATAGTAAGACATTTGCAAGATATCAAGAGATCGGACCATGACAATTTTGGGAGTTCTGGAGATAGTGGTAGCTATGGTGGTGGTAGCTATGGTGGTGGTGACTATTCCGGTGGCCACGGAGGTGGTGGTTTTGAAGCTTCCGCTGGACATTTAGAGTCTGGTGGAGGTCATTTAGACGGAGGACATCaagattattcttctttcggtGGATATGGTGGACATGGTGGTGACGAGGGTGGTCATGGAATTTCTTTAGATGGCGGACATAATTTTGTTCACAGCGTACCAATTTCAGAACACGTTGAAGTTACCAAGCCCATAGCTGTGCCAGTTGTCAAGGAGATAG gTATACCAGTGCCACAACCAATAAAAATTGGTGTTCCACACCCAGTTGCTATCGGAGTTCCACAACCATACCCAGTAGCAGTACCTGTATCAAAACCCGTACCTATTCAAATTGTGAAGACGGTAGCTGTACCCGTCGAAAAAAAGGTTCCATATCCCGTAGAAAAACATATACCTGTGCCTGTGGAGAAGCCAGTTCCCATAACGATTGAAAAACATGTGCCAGTTCCGGTGGTTAAGCCTTATCCCATCAGAATCCCTGTCTATAAAACGATCTACCATCATGCGAAAAAGGGTCATtag
- the LOC124431941 gene encoding protein SEY1-like: protein MYCLSCLVIICLLTRICYTAGESGGWQGISTNYGLSYDGHDDISLHNSYGNIHQDISSYGSYDSYGGGGHSFNSGLDHGLYEGHAHHHYGVQTVPISEHVEITKPVPVPVVKNVGVPVAQPVAIPVPRPVAIGIPQPYPVHIPIAKPVAIPVVKTVAIPVEKKVPYPVEKVIPVPVEKAVPITIEKHVPVPVEKPYPIHIPVYKHVFHKVKSHGHGWSH, encoded by the exons atgtaTTGTTTGTCATGT ctcGTCATTATATGTTTGCTCACGAGGATTTGTTACACGGCCGGTGAATCTGGAGGATGGCAAGG gatATCAACGAATTATGGTTTGAGTTACGATGGACACGATGACATATCTCTTCACAATTCTTATGGAAATATTCATCAAGACATAAGCTCTTACGGTTCTTACGATTCCTACGGAGGTGGAGGCCATAGCTTTAACTCCGGTCTCGATCATGGTCTTTACGAAGGTCATGCTCACCATCATTACGGCGTTCAAACAGTACCGATCAGCGAACACGTAGAGATTACGAAGCCAGTGCCAGTGCCGGTTGTAAAAAATGTTG GGGTACCAGTTGCCCAACCAGTTGCCATACCAGTTCCACGTCCGGTGGCAATTGGAATACCTCAACCATATCCGGTACATATACCGATTGCCAAACCAGTGGCCATACCTGTGGTAAAAACTGTCGCTATACCTGTTGAGAAAAAGGTTCCGTATCCGGTGGAAAAAGTGATACCTGTGCCCGTCGAAAAAGCTGTACCAATTACCATTGAAAAGCATGTACCTGTACCAGTTGAAAAACCATATCCGATTCATATACCAGTTTACAAACACGTTTTCCATAAAGTCAAGAGTCACGGTCATGGTTGGAGCCATTAG
- the LOC124432029 gene encoding tol-Pal system protein TolA-like: MKAISTIIIVFTLAIATESMINTKKQKRGVALFGPPGYDVFGVVPAYGTTSWAPTGFGNVPWNTPSSPDIALAQVQAQATHNVALQTLKDPSPGTPSIAYPPEVMKAIQQAKEANHNVFMAQQRVAEAKEVAVVQQKIALGKEAAAREAALRSQEISSHAQEEARASAKQLVAAQQRLATLKDAVAAAQRVAAAREAAAAAAIQRNAADTAAELRKQDVDKQISQSEQEAKEKDIVAAKENAVANAVEHAAFEKPVHHPWG; the protein is encoded by the exons ATGAAGGCCATCtcaacg atcaTTATTGTATTCACGTTGGCTATTGCCACGGAATCAATGATAAAcacgaaaaaacaaaaacgtgGCGTAGCACTTTTTGGTCCACCCGGTTACGACGTTTTCGGTGTTGTGCCAGCTTATGGTACCACTTCTTGGGCACCAACCGGTTTCGGCAATGTTCCATGGAATACCCCATCCTCTCCTGACATTGCCCTTGCACAAGTTCAAGCACAAGCGACTCACAACGTGGCCTTGCAA actCTAAAGGATCCATCACCTGGAACACCAAGCATTGCTTATCCACCGGAAGTCATGAAAGCTATACAGCAGGCTAAAGAAGCTAATCATAACGTGTTCATGGCTCAACAAAGAGTGGCAGAGGCTAAAGAAGTTGCAGTGGTGCAACAAAAGATTGCACTTGGCAAAGAAGCTGCTGCGAGGGAAGCGGCTTTaag ATCGCAAGAAATTTCATCGCATGCTCAAGAAGAAGCCAGAGCGAGTGCTAAGCAATTAGTAGCTGCGCAGCAGAGACTGGCAACCTTGAAAGATGCCGTGGCCGCTGCACAACGGGTTGCAGCCGCAAGGGAGGCTGCCGCGGCTGCAGCCATTCAGAGAAATGCCGCTGATACTGCGGCAGAATTGAGAAAACAAGATGTTGATAAACAGATCTCCCAGAGTGAGCAAGAAGCTAAG gaAAAAGATATCGTCGCGGCAAAGGAAAATGCTGTTGCAAATGCAGTAGAACATGCGGCATTTGAAAAACCTGTACACCATCCCTGGGGTTGa
- the LOC124431940 gene encoding uncharacterized protein LOC124431940, translating into MLYHIFPYLSESPIQRFLILCTIIGCSHGSGLSLDGLSLGDHNTGLDLGGHTGGSLTLGEISLHHEDELPGIDLGETGGHSGDLDSGISLGSHGGYGGYGGHGGHIVTSVKHIGVPVVKDVPFKIPKLTVQTEPQPYPVSVFVSKPVPYEVVKPVITKVEKKVPTPVEKIIPYKIEKPVPFKVYKHIPVPVPKPIPIKIPIYKTIVHKSGHH; encoded by the exons ATGTTGTACCATATATTCCCATATCTCAGTGAAAGTCCCATCCAG AGGTTTCTCATTTTGTGCACCATCATCGGCTGTTCTCATGGTTCTGGATTAAGTTTAGACGGTCTATCCCTTGGTGATCATAATACTGGCCTTGATTTAGGAGGTCACACCGGAGGTAGTCTTACTCTTGGAGAAATTTCACTGCATCATGAAGACGAATTACCGGGAATAGATTTAGGTGAAACGG GAGGTCACTCGGGTGATTTGGATTCTGGCATTTCTCTTGGAAGTCACGGAGGTTATGGGGGTTATGGTGGTCATGGAGGTCACATCGTTACTTCCGTCAAGCATATTG gCGTACCAGTAGTAAAAGACGTACCATTCAAGATTCCTAAACTCACGGTACAAACGGAACCGCAGCCTTATCCCGTGAGCGTTTTTGTATCAAAACCTGTACCATACGAA GTAGTAAAACCAGTGATTACGAAAGTTGAGAAGAAAGTCCCAACTCCGGTTGAGAAGATAATACcttataaaatcgaaaagcCAGTACCTTTTAAAGTGTACAAACATATTCCTGTACCAGTACCAAAACCGATACCGATCAAAATACCAATCTATAAGACAATAGTACATAAGTCTGGACATCATTAG
- the LOC124432040 gene encoding uncharacterized protein LOC124432040, translated as MTPASVVTSKYQQGIEFIQSTTFDPINVFDDQKENSTISTVLIHKYNGNLLKNIEKLENDLVESPEARIFLDLPHSGTNRRSFEFQDDQNIFELLKVHNDTPAVANYNDFYDNIEDLSDVDDTNEDENLSMVNENKNDRRKRIGSYATNYDTVNEQSASAEEDVYGRYHSYDAVKDEKGTSQMPEKVTSNYHQRNTVNYNGHGQSTTRQKITETSATSSRTNYEDNESNRKSGNNYDNLGSSLNVSKNRHKFTKPVVVVEPNHYQIELNIDKQSSNSPSTPSTENHFKDSDSVAAESSNMYGRYHQEARGRSYIRDDSNDDSNDSMDYMDYTEKPMRVHKTKRRPYNVGTSRRLPKEHRTMIEDSMESENYKKRPSSTRLRSHRQRPQSTTWTNDNKNRNEDDSNEEKVHEPRMHVSSSQIKQQKTQQQLKTRPNSGWSQLGPNIEISHSNGIEISPIEKSNLVIPVGLMSIANFDHATALGNSQGFDVSNVLYQNIVTPTPIGTINTATTPIIGSHQSTVGQNVVATSNVPKTLTNLPNIQNIGISTPIPDIIVGQNSYQNPTHTVLVPQANLPNKISTNSNAQYISSTITPIFALTTRLTPTLQSLRVQNIPNNVTPRPGFATTTPSSNLQQITVNQMQQGISHLIVPQPTVQTLSNLLQAPTQTNTEYNIQVNPHGLQGQNVISQGSFQIPNYPIHTATTPSPQFQPVTRVNIITADTPNKKTFIPASGGNILASASFTVGQSSQVQSPNDNNYAPQINLRPIYQDNSYRVMKDDNNMPKTKTYLQTANLIPFYHPVPPMSATPLNQQASQSVNNMNFLLPRLQEQNAQYQNVLHQLQLQLQQGQALRNNKFANYPYQTSDTVGSHTISNLNMVTVPQNNNFPHLPKVGTKNVEILNPNIKPSPIDTTIIHPLPTLHYPIITTPIPILTTTPISLSTPTPSYIDSLTDTRANHQGSSTMDMKTSQNQEKPFFNPINFVPNMDVIKNQNALNSKLQNHETLQQPLNLVPLIPDGNFFKPSLAAQSELLTKPKLSTDLEKYAEEMFKESLRTIYNSQKWNNDRKVQPTNNQTHVEPNDIVALKNELMKLKATLPTDVKQTKDILEPYQSENKIRTTEPAKLTSPGNDKKKPDSLLATLEELLKAQSSLEPTYARHEHRHKHSRKRPYSSNMKHLRDFLTPPKPSSHHSNSHYHDKLSKKRPSSSPSRYSHYTHSHFDGPRHTKKNGLNSKSISPEASASNIDGVRVLGRPSYPDFKKIPSIDDYPTFTTSAPNVDDIQKFIKELKSSSSTESNKYDINHPRMHNLLALLMKNKQLPSGNVKPNYFRTSDQLRQFFEDEKRRLQEQFYNDTLKSYLEKNTDNVSRMMPRSSVISADKVYANPAA; from the coding sequence ATGACACCGGCTAGTGTTGTTACATCGAAATATCAACAAGGGATTGAATTTATTCAATCTACTACGTTTGATCCTATAAACGTGTTCGatgatcaaaaagaaaattctacgATATCGACGGTacttattcataaatataatgggaatcttttgaaaaacattgaaaagCTCGAAAATGATTTAGTTGAATCACCGGAAGCAAGAATATTTCTCGATTTACCTCATTCAGGTACTAATCGTAGATCGTTTGAATTTCAAGACGATCAGAATATATTTGAATTGTTAAAGGTACATAACGATACACCGGCTGTAgctaattataatgatttttatgataatatagaagATTTAAGCGACGTTGATGATACGAACGAGgatgaaaatttatcgatggtcaatgaaaataagaacgatcgaagaaagagaattggTAGTTATGCGACGAATTATGATACCGTGAATGAACAAAGTGCCAGCGCGGAGGAGGACGTTTATGGTCGTTATCATTCTTATGATGCTGTAAAAGATGAGAAAGGAACGAGTCAAATGCCGGAGAAAGTAACGAGCAATTACCATCAGCGCAATACCGTGAACTATAACGGTCATGGGCAGAGTACTACCAGGCAAAAAATAACAGAGACATCAGCGACCTCATCAAGGACGAACTATGAAGACAATGAGTCGAATAGAAAAAGtggaaataattatgataatttggGATCGTCCTTGAACGTTTCAAAAAATCGACATAAGTTTACGAAGCCAGTAGTGGTCGTTGAACCAAACCATTATCAGATTGAATTGAATATTGATAAACAGTCAAGCAATTCCCCGAGTACTCCATCGAcggaaaatcattttaaagattCCGATTCTGTCGCTGCTGAATCATCGAATATGTACGGTAGATATCATCAGGAAGCAAGAGGACGTAGTTACATTCGCGATGACTCCAATGACGATTCCAATGATAGCATGGATTATATGGATTATACCGAGAAACCTATGAGAGTACATAAAACCAAAAGACGACCTTACAACGTAGGAACATCAAGAAGATTACCGAAGGAACATCGTACGATGATAGAAGACAGTATGGAATCggagaattataaaaaacgaCCCAGTTCGACGAGATTGAGATCTCATCGACAACGTCCACAGTCAACAACTTGGaccaatgacaataaaaatcgtaATGAAGACGATAGTAACGAGGAAAAAGTTCATGAACCCAGAATGCATGTTTCCAGTTCACAGATAAAACAACAAAAGACTCAGCAGCAATTGAAAACAAGGCCTAATAGTGGATGGAGTCAATTAGGGCCAAACATTGAAATCTCTCATTCGAATGGGATCGAGATTAGCCCAATAGAAAAATCAAATCTCGTTATACCAGTTGGCCTTATGTCAATAGCTAACTTTGATCATGCTACCGCACTTGGTAACAGTCAAGGATTCGACGTTTCCAATGTGCTTTATCAAAATATTGTAACACCTACACCAATTGGTACAATTAACACAGCTACTACTCCTATTATTGGTTCGCATCAATCCACCGTAGGTCAGAACGTAGTGGCAACTTCAAACGTACCAAAAACTTTAACGAATTTACCTAATATTCAAAACATTGGAATATCTACGCCGATACCGGATATCATAGTTGGTCAAAACAGTTATCAAAATCCCACACATACCGTGCTCGTTCCCCAAGCAAATCTACCAAACAAAATTTCGACAAATTCAAATGCTCAGTATATTTCCAGTACTATAACTCCTATCTTTGCTCTGACGACTAGACTGACTCCAACTTTGCAAAGTCTACGTGTTCAAAATATACCAAATAACGTCACTCCTCGACCTGGGTTTGCTACTACGACTCCTAGTTCTAATTTGCAACAAATCACTGTGAATCAAATGCAACAAGGTATTTCACATTTGATAGTTCCACAACCGACCGTTCAAACGTTATCTAATCTTCTTCAGGCACCAACACAGACCAATACTGAATATAACATCCAAGTTAATCCTCATGGGCTTCAAGGCCAAAATGTTATCTCTCAAGGTAGCTTCCAAATACCTAATTATCCAATACATACAGCCACAACGCCATCCCCACAATTCCAACCTGTAACCAGAGTCAATATTATCACAGCCGATACGCCAAATAAAAAGACTTTTATTCCAGCCTCCGGTGGTAATATTTTAGCATCAGCCAGTTTCACTGTAGGACAAAGTTCACAAGTACAATCgcctaacgataataattatgctcCTCAGATTAATTTGAGACCAATATATCAGGATAATTCATATCGAGTGatgaaagatgataataatatgccGAAAACAAAGACTTATCTACAAACTGCCAATTTAATACCATTTTATCATCCGGTACCCCCTATGAGTGCTACACCTTTGAATCAACAAGCATCGCAAAGTGTAAACAATATGAATTTTCTCTTACCTAGATTACAAGAACAAAATGCCCAATATCAAAACGTTTTACATCAATTACAATTGCAATTACAGCAAGGTCAAGctttgagaaataataaatttgcaaATTATCCGTATCAAACCAGCGATACCGTAGGTAGTCACACGATCAGTAATCTCAACATGGTAACCGTTCCACAGAACAACAATTTTCCACATCTCCCAAAAGTTGGGACCAAAAATGTCGAAATTTTGAATCCGAATATTAAACCAAGTCCAATAGACACTACTATAATACATCCTCTTCCAACTTTACATTATCCTATTATAACAACACCAATTCCAATTCTAACCACAACACCAATATCATTGAGTACACCTACTCCAAGTTACATCGATTCATTGACAGATACAAGAGCTAATCACCAAGGTTCATCAACGATGGACATGAAAACATCACAAAATCAAGAAAAACCATTCTTCAATCCGATCAATTTCGTTCCTAACATGGACgttataaaaaatcaaaatgctCTTAATAGCAAATTGCAAAATCACGAGACACTTCAGCAACCTTTGAACTTGGTACCGTTGATACCCGATGGAAATTTTTTCAAGCCATCGTTGGCAGCCCAGAGTGAATTGTTGACAAAGCCAAAATTGTCGACGGATTTGGAAAAGTACGCTGAAGAAATGTTCAAGGAATCATTGAGAACGATTTATAATTCTCAAAAATGGAACAACGATAGAAAAGTTCAACCTACGAATAATCAGACGCACGTCGAGCCAAACGATATCGTCGCATTGAAAAACGAATTGATGAAATTAAAGGCAACATTGCCGACGGACGTGAAACAAACTAAAGATATTCTTGAGCCTTATCAgagcgaaaataaaattcgaacgACCGAGCCGGCCAAATTAACGAGTCCTggaaatgataagaaaaaaccAGATTCATTGTTGGCAACGTTAGAAGAATTGCTAAAAGCACAATCATCGTTAGAACCTACATACGCGCGTCATGAACATCGACACAAACACAGTCGCAAACGACCTTACTCGTCGAACATGAAACATTTAAGAGATTTTTTAACACCACCGAAACCAAGCTCACACCATTCGAACAGTCATTATCACGATAAACTCAGCAAGAAGAGACCTAGTTCCTCACCGTCCAGATATAGTCATTATACTCATAGTCACTTCGATGGTCCCAggcatacaaaaaaaaatgggttGAACTCAAAGTCGATTAGTCCTGAAGCTTCGGCTAGTAATATAGATGGAGTACGTGTCCTTGGTCGTCCTAGTTATCCCGATTTCAAGAAAATCCCATCGATCGACGATTATCCAACGTTTACAACTTCGGCACCGAATGTTGATGATATTCAAAAATTCATTAAGGAACTTAAATCTTCGAGTTCAACGGAAAGTAATAAGTACGATATTAATCATCCTAGAATGCATAATCTTCTTGCTTTGTTGATGAAGAACAAACAATTGCCATCAGGCAATGTTAAACCAAATTATTTTCGTACTAGCGATCAATTGCGACAATTTTTCGAGGACGAGAAACGAAGGTTACAGGAACAATTTTACAACGATACTTTAAAAAGCTATTTGGAAAAGAATACTGATAATGTTTCACGTATGATGCCTAGGTCTAGTGTAATAAGTGCCGATAAAGTTTATGCGAATCCAGCCGCGTAA